A region from the Campylobacter blaseri genome encodes:
- the gatB gene encoding Asp-tRNA(Asn)/Glu-tRNA(Gln) amidotransferase subunit GatB, with translation MFETVIGLEVHCQLNTKTKIFCSCSTSFGDEPNTHVCPVCLALPGALPVLNKEAVKKAISFGTAVNATINQHSVFDRKNYFYPDLPKAYQISQFSVPIVENGELFISVDGKEKRVGITRAHLEEDAGKNNHESNRSLVDLNRAGIPLLEIVSEPDMRSSDEAVEYLKKLHSILRFINISDANMQEGSFRCDVNISIRPKGEDKLYTRVEIKNLNSFRFIQKAIEYEVERQIMAWEDGKYDKEVVQETRLFDTDLLVTKSMRGKEDSAEYRYFPDPDLLPVEISPEMMEEAINIPELPDQKKSRYINELGIKKSDAEVIISDYPLARYFEDLINKNHDPKLCVTWLTVELLARLKNGVTIEESPVNSSKMSELLTRIEDSTISQKAAKDVLDYMFEHDEDIDEIIEKLGLKQVSDDSAILAVIDEVLSKNQDKVQEYRDGKDKLFGFFVGQTMKAGKGAFNPTKVNELLKTRL, from the coding sequence ATGTTTGAAACGGTAATAGGCTTAGAGGTTCATTGTCAGTTAAATACAAAAACTAAGATATTTTGTTCATGCTCTACTAGTTTTGGTGATGAGCCAAACACCCATGTTTGTCCTGTATGCTTAGCGCTTCCAGGAGCACTACCTGTTTTAAATAAAGAAGCAGTTAAAAAGGCTATTAGCTTTGGAACTGCTGTAAATGCAACAATCAATCAACACTCAGTATTTGATAGAAAAAACTACTTTTATCCAGATTTACCAAAAGCATACCAAATTTCTCAATTTAGCGTTCCAATAGTAGAAAATGGTGAACTTTTTATAAGTGTTGATGGAAAAGAAAAAAGAGTAGGCATTACAAGAGCCCACCTTGAAGAAGACGCAGGAAAAAACAACCATGAGAGTAATAGAAGTTTGGTTGATTTAAATAGAGCTGGAATTCCACTTCTTGAGATTGTAAGTGAACCTGATATGAGAAGTAGTGATGAAGCTGTTGAATACCTTAAAAAACTACATTCAATACTTAGATTTATAAATATAAGTGATGCAAATATGCAAGAAGGTAGCTTTAGATGTGATGTTAATATCTCTATTAGGCCAAAGGGCGAAGATAAGCTATATACTAGAGTTGAGATCAAAAATTTAAATTCATTTAGATTTATACAAAAAGCCATAGAATATGAAGTGGAAAGACAGATTATGGCTTGGGAAGATGGTAAGTACGATAAAGAAGTTGTTCAAGAGACTAGGCTTTTTGATACCGATCTTTTAGTTACAAAATCAATGCGTGGCAAAGAAGATAGTGCTGAATATAGATATTTCCCAGACCCTGATTTGCTTCCTGTTGAAATTTCACCTGAAATGATGGAAGAAGCAATTAATATACCAGAACTTCCAGATCAAAAAAAATCTAGATATATAAATGAACTAGGTATTAAAAAAAGTGATGCAGAGGTTATTATAAGTGATTATCCTTTGGCTAGATATTTTGAGGATTTAATTAATAAAAACCACGATCCAAAACTTTGTGTAACATGGCTAACTGTCGAACTTTTAGCTAGGCTTAAAAATGGAGTTACCATAGAAGAAAGCCCAGTTAATTCTAGCAAAATGAGTGAGCTTTTAACAAGAATTGAGGATTCAACTATCTCTCAAAAAGCTGCAAAAGATGTTTTGGATTATATGTTTGAGCATGATGAAGATATTGATGAAATTATAGAAAAATTAGGACTTAAACAAGTAAGTGATGATAGCGCTATACTTGCTGTTATTGATGAAGTTTTAAGTAAAAATCAAGACAAGGTTCAAGAGTATAGGGATGGAAAAGATAAGCTTTTTGGATTTTTTGTTGGTCAAACTATGAAAGCAGGCAAAGGTGCATTTAATCCTACAAAGGTAAACGAACTTTTAAAAACAAGACTTTAA
- a CDS encoding NAD(P)H-dependent glycerol-3-phosphate dehydrogenase yields the protein MSKIAVIGAGKWGNALFNAFSEKNDCVITSRTKRDIENFVSINEALECEYLVFSIATQITDNWLKQNFKNKNQKILITSKGIEAETGRFLDEIFKNYTDEGNICSLSGPSFATEVMQKLPCAVVVSSKNIELASEFASFFPSYMKAYVSEDVIGAEISGAYKNVIAIASGICDGLKLGNNARASLISRGLIEMNRFGKFYGGLDITFLGLSGAGDLFLTASSKLSRNYRVGFGLAQGKKLDKILDELGEVAEGVFTSKAILKLALENEIYTPIANEVALVMDGKSLKDSINDLMRQDRG from the coding sequence TTGAGTAAAATTGCTGTTATTGGAGCTGGCAAATGGGGAAATGCCCTATTTAATGCTTTTAGTGAAAAGAATGATTGTGTTATTACTTCAAGAACAAAAAGAGATATCGAAAATTTTGTTTCAATTAATGAAGCTTTAGAATGTGAGTATTTAGTTTTTTCAATAGCTACTCAAATAACAGATAATTGGTTAAAGCAAAATTTTAAAAATAAAAATCAAAAAATTTTAATAACCTCAAAAGGAATAGAAGCTGAAACTGGAAGATTTTTAGATGAGATTTTTAAAAACTATACAGATGAGGGTAATATTTGCTCGCTTTCTGGTCCATCTTTTGCAACAGAGGTTATGCAAAAACTACCTTGTGCTGTAGTGGTTAGCTCAAAAAATATAGAGTTAGCAAGTGAATTTGCATCATTTTTTCCTAGCTATATGAAAGCATATGTTTCAGAGGATGTTATAGGTGCTGAGATAAGTGGTGCTTATAAGAATGTCATTGCAATCGCTAGCGGAATTTGTGATGGTCTTAAACTTGGTAATAACGCTAGAGCTAGCCTAATATCTAGAGGTCTTATAGAGATGAATAGATTTGGGAAATTTTATGGTGGTTTGGATATAACTTTTTTAGGGCTTAGTGGCGCAGGGGATCTCTTTTTGACAGCTTCAAGCAAGCTATCAAGGAACTATAGAGTAGGTTTTGGACTAGCTCAGGGTAAAAAACTTGATAAAATTTTAGATGAATTAGGTGAAGTTGCTGAGGGAGTTTTTACCTCAAAAGCAATTTTAAAACTAGCTTTAGAAAACGAAATTTATACACCAATTGCAAATGAAGTGGCTCTTGTTATGGATGGCAAAAGCTTAAAAGATAGCATTAATGATTTAATGAGACAAGATAGGGGTTAG
- the rarD gene encoding EamA family transporter RarD — protein sequence MNKDDKKIGLVYGIATFMMWGMFPVFFKLLNSVSAVEILAHRFLWSVFFVLIFLKIQGKTRNLKRYILNTKTFLTLTACGCFISINWGIYIYAVNSNQILEASLGYFINPLMFIILGAVFLKEKTSKIEKIAIFLVVCAIAIQIVNLGNLPIISIFLPLAFSIYGLIKKQIAIPALEGLFCETLVLAFVALCYISFLGISEVGSFGFNKLGFILIIAGLVTVLPLITFNLASKKLNFSTIGYLQYISPTLTTILAVFVYKEDINAAKILSFAIIWVGLFLIGVDSYLKGKKNV from the coding sequence ATGAATAAAGATGATAAAAAAATAGGACTTGTTTACGGCATAGCTACCTTTATGATGTGGGGAATGTTCCCTGTATTTTTTAAACTTTTAAATAGTGTAAGTGCTGTTGAAATTTTAGCACATAGGTTTTTGTGGTCTGTGTTTTTTGTCCTTATTTTTTTAAAAATACAGGGCAAAACTAGAAATTTAAAAAGATATATTTTAAACACAAAGACATTTTTAACACTAACTGCTTGTGGCTGTTTTATAAGTATAAATTGGGGAATTTACATATACGCTGTAAACTCAAACCAAATTTTAGAAGCAAGCTTAGGGTATTTTATAAACCCTTTAATGTTTATAATTTTAGGGGCTGTATTTTTAAAAGAAAAAACTTCAAAAATTGAAAAAATTGCTATTTTTTTAGTAGTTTGTGCTATAGCGATACAAATTGTAAATTTAGGTAATTTACCTATTATATCAATATTCCTACCACTTGCATTTTCAATATATGGACTTATTAAAAAGCAAATTGCAATACCTGCATTAGAAGGCTTGTTTTGTGAAACTTTAGTTTTAGCCTTTGTAGCTTTGTGCTATATATCTTTTTTAGGTATTAGCGAGGTTGGAAGTTTTGGTTTTAACAAACTAGGATTTATACTCATAATAGCAGGGCTAGTTACTGTTTTACCACTTATAACTTTTAATTTGGCTTCAAAAAAGCTAAATTTTTCCACCATAGGTTATTTGCAATACATATCTCCAACTCTAACAACGATATTGGCTGTTTTTGTATATAAAGAAGATATTAATGCGGCAAAAATACTTAGTTTTGCTATAATCTGGGTTGGATTATTCTTAATAGGCGTAGATAGTTATTTAAAAGGTAAAAAAAATGTTTAA
- a CDS encoding class II 3-deoxy-7-phosphoheptulonate synthase, translating to MTWTKDSWRKYNIKQQPTYPDLKELKRVEAELSNLPPLIFAGEVRNLKKELKKATMGESFLLQGGDCAESFSNYKADSILSMFKVILQMSIALTYAGGFPIVKVGRIAGQFAKPRSSDFEEIDGVKLPSYRGDIINDIEFNEKSRVADPNKMISAYHQSASTLNLLRAFARGGFANLHEIHRWNLGFIKRADLDERLNELISDITKTLDFMNACGITSENTPQINETTLYTSHEALLLPYEEALTRVDSMTGDYYDCSAHMLWIGERTRGVDDAHVHFLSGVKNPIGVKIGPTATKDDILALCDKLNPENEAGRLNLIVRMGADKIGDIFPKMLREIKSEGRMILWSIDPMHGNTVKTSNNYKTREFNKILDEVKSFFEIHKAEGIYPGGIHLEMTGEDVTECTGGAFNITQERLSHRYETQCDPRLNVNQAIELAFLVADLLKKFK from the coding sequence ATGACATGGACAAAAGATAGTTGGAGAAAATACAATATCAAACAACAGCCAACATACCCTGATTTAAAAGAGCTTAAAAGAGTTGAAGCAGAGCTTTCAAATCTACCGCCTTTAATTTTTGCAGGTGAGGTTAGAAATCTAAAAAAAGAGCTTAAAAAGGCAACCATGGGAGAAAGTTTTTTGCTTCAAGGTGGAGATTGTGCAGAGAGTTTTTCAAACTATAAAGCAGATAGTATTTTAAGTATGTTTAAGGTTATTTTGCAAATGTCTATTGCGCTAACCTATGCAGGTGGTTTTCCAATTGTTAAGGTTGGAAGAATTGCAGGGCAATTTGCAAAACCAAGAAGTAGCGATTTTGAAGAGATTGATGGAGTAAAGCTTCCAAGCTATAGAGGCGATATCATAAATGATATTGAATTTAATGAAAAATCTAGAGTTGCAGATCCAAATAAAATGATAAGTGCATATCATCAAAGTGCTTCAACTCTAAATTTACTTAGGGCTTTTGCAAGAGGTGGTTTTGCTAACTTGCATGAGATTCATAGATGGAATTTAGGGTTTATAAAAAGAGCTGATTTGGACGAAAGACTAAATGAGCTTATATCTGATATAACAAAAACTCTTGATTTTATGAATGCATGTGGCATAACTTCGGAAAATACACCACAGATAAATGAAACAACACTGTATACATCACACGAGGCACTTTTACTTCCTTATGAAGAGGCTTTAACTAGAGTTGATAGTATGACAGGGGATTATTATGATTGTTCAGCACATATGCTTTGGATAGGGGAGAGAACTAGAGGAGTAGATGATGCTCATGTTCATTTCCTAAGCGGTGTTAAAAATCCAATAGGTGTAAAAATAGGTCCAACTGCTACAAAAGATGATATTTTAGCGCTATGTGATAAGTTAAATCCTGAAAATGAGGCAGGAAGATTAAATTTAATAGTTAGAATGGGCGCAGATAAAATTGGTGATATTTTTCCAAAGATGCTTAGAGAGATTAAGAGTGAGGGTAGAATGATTCTTTGGAGCATTGATCCTATGCATGGAAATACAGTTAAGACTTCAAATAATTACAAGACAAGAGAATTTAATAAAATCTTAGATGAGGTTAAAAGCTTCTTTGAAATTCATAAAGCAGAGGGAATATACCCTGGAGGTATTCATCTTGAGATGACGGGTGAAGATGTTACTGAATGCACCGGTGGGGCTTTTAATATAACCCAAGAGAGATTATCTCACAGATACGAAACACAATGCGACCCAAGGCTTAATGTAAATCAGGCTATTGAGTTGGCATTTTTAGTAGCAGATTTGCTTAAAAAATTTAAATAA
- a CDS encoding dicarboxylate/amino acid:cation symporter, whose protein sequence is MSQPDTKKGLLEVYLQGNLLIKILIGLILGAIAGLVFQDAIGIISFLKPFGDIFVRLLKMIIVPVVMASLIIGCSSIAPSELGKVGFKIIGFYLGTSLLAIVIGLFVGTLMQPGFGLDMMGVSSDLAKTAESPTVSEILVNLVPTNPIGAMASGNILQIITFSLFFGIALAFIKDSKDEKIKQAGELIYSFFEGINQILYKIIGWIMQYAPIGVFALIFVVFSTQGGAAFGSLFSVTISVYMALVLQVVLVYCIICFLFKINAFKFLSKVRAPMITAFVTRSSGGTLPVSMKTAEEEMGISKGIFGFTLPIGATMNMDGTTIYLGVCAIFIANAVGVPLDFAAKLTIVLTAVLASVGTAGVPGAGAIMLLMVLESVGLKVEAGSAVAAAYALILGIDALLDMGRTSMNVVGDMAGTLIVAKSENDVDESKWE, encoded by the coding sequence ATGTCGCAACCAGATACAAAAAAAGGACTTTTAGAAGTATATTTGCAAGGCAATTTACTTATAAAAATACTAATAGGTCTTATTTTAGGTGCAATAGCAGGACTTGTGTTTCAAGATGCTATTGGCATAATAAGTTTTTTAAAGCCATTTGGTGATATTTTTGTAAGACTGCTTAAAATGATAATTGTTCCGGTGGTTATGGCTTCTTTAATTATAGGATGTAGCTCAATAGCTCCATCAGAGCTTGGAAAAGTTGGATTTAAAATTATAGGTTTTTATCTAGGAACATCTTTACTTGCTATTGTTATAGGGCTATTTGTTGGAACACTTATGCAACCAGGATTTGGTCTTGATATGATGGGTGTTAGTAGTGATTTAGCAAAAACTGCTGAGTCTCCAACAGTATCAGAAATTTTAGTTAATTTAGTACCAACAAACCCAATAGGTGCAATGGCAAGTGGAAACATACTTCAAATCATAACATTTAGTCTGTTTTTTGGTATAGCGCTAGCGTTTATAAAAGATAGTAAAGATGAAAAAATTAAGCAAGCTGGAGAATTAATATACAGCTTTTTTGAGGGAATAAATCAAATATTATACAAAATAATTGGCTGGATTATGCAGTATGCGCCAATAGGTGTTTTTGCTCTTATATTTGTTGTTTTTTCAACACAAGGTGGGGCTGCATTTGGTTCACTGTTTAGTGTAACTATAAGTGTCTATATGGCTCTTGTATTGCAAGTCGTTTTGGTATATTGTATAATTTGCTTTTTATTTAAGATAAATGCTTTTAAATTTTTATCAAAAGTTAGAGCTCCTATGATAACAGCTTTTGTTACAAGAAGTTCAGGCGGAACACTTCCTGTTTCTATGAAAACAGCTGAAGAGGAAATGGGTATTTCAAAAGGAATTTTTGGATTTACTCTACCAATAGGTGCAACTATGAATATGGATGGAACTACGATTTATCTTGGAGTTTGTGCTATATTTATAGCTAATGCTGTTGGTGTTCCGTTAGATTTTGCAGCTAAGTTAACTATTGTACTAACAGCTGTCTTGGCTTCAGTTGGAACAGCTGGCGTTCCTGGTGCAGGAGCTATTATGCTTTTAATGGTTCTTGAATCAGTTGGTTTAAAAGTTGAGGCTGGAAGTGCAGTTGCTGCAGCTTATGCTTTAATACTTGGAATTGATGCTCTTTTAGACATGGGCAGAACTTCTATGAATGTTGTTGGAGATATGGCCGGAACTCTTATAGTTGCTAAAAGTGAAAATGATGTGGATGAAAGTAAATGGGAATAG
- a CDS encoding peptidylprolyl isomerase, whose protein sequence is MKTYKTDNLDSYKFAIIKTDKGDMVLELYGDETPQTVMNFATLANDGFYDGLNFHRVIPNFVIQGGCPYGTGTGGPGWSIACECDNQTHKHLRGSLSMAHAGRDTGGSQFFVCHSPQPHLDGVHTVFGQVINKDGLKVLDSIRAGDKITTIEIKESL, encoded by the coding sequence ATGAAAACTTACAAAACAGATAATTTAGATAGTTACAAATTTGCTATTATAAAAACAGACAAAGGTGATATGGTTTTAGAACTATATGGAGATGAAACGCCCCAAACTGTTATGAACTTTGCAACTTTAGCAAATGATGGATTTTATGATGGATTAAATTTCCATAGAGTTATACCAAATTTTGTGATTCAAGGCGGTTGTCCTTACGGAACAGGAACAGGTGGTCCTGGTTGGAGTATAGCTTGTGAGTGCGACAATCAAACACATAAACACCTAAGAGGCTCTCTTTCTATGGCTCATGCAGGAAGAGATACAGGCGGAAGTCAATTTTTTGTATGTCATAGCCCGCAACCTCATCTAGACGGAGTTCACACAGTTTTTGGACAAGTTATAAATAAAGATGGATTAAAGGTTTTAGACTCCATAAGAGCTGGAGATAAAATCACTACAATAGAGATAAAAGAGTCTTTATAA
- a CDS encoding YebC/PmpR family DNA-binding transcriptional regulator, with product MGRAFEYRRAAKEARWGKMSRIFPKLGRSITIAAKEGGIDPEMNPKLRTAIATAKAQNMPKDNIEAAIKRAAGKDSADIKTIHYDGKGPHGALIIVECATDNQTRTVANIKAIFGKNGGEFLPNGSLNFMFSRMSVFEVKKPKMDLDDVELEMIDYGLTKMDVNEITEDNEEKTLTFYGEYESFGLLNEGVEKLGLELKHASLKFIPNDAKEFSEEELEDIEHLLDKLEEDDDVQEIYTNIE from the coding sequence ATGGGAAGAGCATTTGAATATAGAAGAGCAGCAAAAGAAGCTAGATGGGGGAAAATGAGTAGAATCTTTCCAAAACTTGGACGCTCTATAACAATAGCAGCCAAAGAAGGCGGAATAGATCCTGAAATGAACCCAAAACTTAGAACTGCAATTGCTACAGCAAAAGCACAAAATATGCCAAAGGACAATATAGAAGCTGCCATAAAAAGAGCAGCTGGAAAAGATAGTGCTGATATAAAAACTATACACTATGATGGAAAAGGTCCTCATGGTGCTTTAATTATAGTTGAATGTGCAACAGATAACCAAACAAGAACCGTTGCAAATATTAAAGCAATTTTTGGCAAAAATGGTGGTGAGTTTTTACCAAATGGAAGTCTTAATTTTATGTTTTCAAGAATGTCTGTATTTGAGGTTAAAAAGCCAAAAATGGATTTGGATGATGTTGAGCTTGAAATGATTGATTATGGTTTAACAAAAATGGATGTAAATGAGATAACAGAGGACAATGAGGAAAAAACTCTAACATTTTATGGCGAATATGAAAGCTTTGGTCTTTTAAACGAAGGAGTTGAAAAGTTAGGTTTAGAGCTAAAGCATGCTAGTTTAAAGTTCATTCCAAACGACGCAAAAGAGTTTAGTGAAGAAGAATTAGAAGACATCGAACATCTTCTTGATAAACTTGAAGAGGATGATGATGTTCAAGAAATATATACAAATATAGAATAA